From Juglans regia cultivar Chandler chromosome 8, Walnut 2.0, whole genome shotgun sequence, the proteins below share one genomic window:
- the LOC109008226 gene encoding aberrant root formation protein 4: MSVASADNHRPSAALHVREILNSCSKLIIAGDPHQSENSILELVNFLEAISDAALLDPDNEDAKYNAFEVLSEVYAYLCSSLHQEVIDSLSFELPKAVSKFASVSNGCLEITESVISQLITMCSPRDMLSILCEALAKIVRTSAYFTPLLSGLSKVILSIRRHHYEQVKVAVPVIVNVLKVVTSETDDGDTEIEGLFDRAVGIASSIHTVCSKLEGRSNEKLCALLGLYVLEIMALVSISLNHNKVSCQHLVSQLSRLFPYCGLSYLGLITGNDVDKMTSIVIGGVEDEDDYISCLSDVKLGASLSVIWGHISDEVAQAAEEDLTTVKDELRSSQLRRWQTVGMLKHIYSFVSLPSDLKKHAIDFLLSITDGNVSQTLDDEYIDLALYMPSLFTALQAIKMVIIYAPNTVLRKLAFDAFKRVLADIPTSHRFEILKALITNTDSSSMIAILLDLVKGEMHSESCKRISKINDEVQQTENKECWSPLLWNANVLELVELVLRPPKGGPPPLPEHGDAVLSALNLYRFVLITESTGKTNYSEVLSQNNLHKAYHEWFLPLRTLVTGIMTENRNDSDQLADDTVCQLNPIEMVLYRCIELVEENLKPPT; this comes from the exons TCTTCATGTTCGAGAAATCCTGAATTCATGCTCCAAA TTGATCATAGCCGGAGATCCACACCAGTCTGAAAACTCGATCTTGGAGCTTGTTAACTTCCTCGAGGCAATCTCAGATGCCGCTTTATTAGATCCTGACAACGAGGATGCAAAATACAATGCATTCGAAGTTCTTTCCGAAGTTTATGCATATCTGTGTTCTTCACTGCACcag GAAGTTATCGATTCGTTGTCATTTGAGTTGCCAAAGGCAGTGTCAAAGTTTGCGAGTGTGTCGAATGGATGTTTGGAGATTACTGAGAGTGTTATCAGTCAATTAATAACAATGTGTAGCCCGCGGGATATGCTTTCAATTCTTTGCGAG GCATTAGCTAAGATCGTCAGGACTTCTGCTTATTTTACCCCTCTCCTAAGTGGTCTTTCAAAAG TAATTCTTTCCATTCGGAGGCATCACTATGAGCAAGTAAAAGTAGCAGTGCCTGTTATTGTTAATGTTTTAAAGGTTGTGACCTCAGAGACTGATGATGGGGATACAGAAATTGAGGGTTTGTTTGACAGAGCTGTTGGCATTGCCAGTTCTATACATACAGTTTGCTCAAAGTTG GAGGGCAGATCAAATGAAAAACTTTGTGCTCTACTTGGTCTATATGTCTTGGAAATCATG GCTCTTGTTTCCATCAGCTTGAATCACAACAAAGTAAGCTGTCAGCACTTGGTGTCACAGTTGTCACGCCTCTTTCCCTACTGTGGTCTATCATACCTTGGTTTGATAACTGGGAATGATGTTGACAAAATGACTAGCATTGTTATAGGAG gtgtggaagatgaagatgattatATAAGTTGTTTATCCGATGTCAAACTCGGCGCATCTCTTTCAG TTATTTGGGGCCATATCTCAGATGAAGTTGCTCAGGCTGCTGAGGAGGACTTGACTACTGTCAAGGATGAACTTCGAAGTAGCCAGTTAAGAAGGTGGCAAACAGTCGGCATGTTAAAGCACATATACTCTTTTGTCAGTCTGCCATCAGATCTAAAGAAACATGCCATCGACTTCTTGCTTAGCATCACTGATGGAAATGTATCCCAGACCCTTGATGATGAATATATTGACTTGGCATTGTATATGCCTAGTCTTTTTACTGCTTTGCAG GCTATTAAAATGGTAATCATATATGCACCAAATACGGTGTTAAGGAAGCTTGCCTTTGATGCATTTAAAAGG GTACTTGCAGATATTCCAACTTCTCATaggtttgaaattttaaaagctTTGATTACAAATACCGACTCTTCCTCCATG ATTGCAATTCTTTTGGATCTTGTTAAAGGGGAAATGCATTCAGAGAGTTGCaaaagaatatcaaaaataaatgatgaagttcagcaaacagaaaataaagaatGTTGGAGTCCTTTGTTGTGGAATGCTAATGTCCTTGAACTAGTGGAATTAGTACTGAGGCCACCCAAGGGAGGCCCTCCACCCCTTCCTGAGCATGGGGATGCG GTGCTGTCTGCCCTGAACTTGTACAGATTTGTGTTAATAACAGAGTCGACAG GAAAAACCAACTATAGTGAAGTGCTGTCCCAGAATAATTTACACAAGGCATACCACGAATGGTTTCTACCTCTTCGAACCCTGGTGACAGGCATAATGACAGAGAACAGGAATGATTCTGATCAACTTGCTGATGACACAGTCTGTCAACTAAACCCGATCGAGATGGTTTTGTACCGGTGTATAGAGCTTGTCGAAGAAAATCTGAAACCACCTACATAA